A single Acidaminococcus sp. DNA region contains:
- a CDS encoding IS1182 family transposase codes for MPKNKPTQKDYTKIGSSYQLFLPLNFEVQIPNDDPVRLVRAMVEGMDVKALYDTYSHVENKLTSPIQLLEIVIYACMEGIRGSRKIEQSCKRDTHFMFLLDGKKAPDNATIARFCSLHLKPCIKELMIQMDKWLLARGFITLDSLFIDGTKIESVANKYKFVWKNRVLGSQNKLIEKLEQLVPEIEERFGIKVCYGNTFHIRHLKKLLKKLLVIKRAEGIEFVHGCGKRKTILQKYYEILANYLKRLKVYTKQLHICGERNSFAKTDPDATFMRMKEDAMLNGALKPGYNVQYANNSGFTLFADVSAHPTDMRTLIPFLEGFEAHFGQKFANIVADAGYESEENLVWLKKNQYTSYIKPNNYERSKRKKYKNDIGKAENMTYLPDQDMYICKGRRLLKVSKVTQVKNRSGYVSEKTYYECKDCSGCPYKEQCIHGNNCRTPMEKRNKKLVVSKNFAALRAESLKNITSEYGKELRMNRSIQAEGAFADLKDSLNVRRLETRGKGNALVTVGICAMARNVLKVHHKVQDGKEDLHLYPLKKEA; via the coding sequence GATGTAAAGGCATTGTATGACACGTATTCTCATGTCGAGAATAAATTAACGTCACCAATTCAGCTGCTGGAGATCGTCATTTATGCATGTATGGAAGGAATTCGTGGTTCGCGTAAGATAGAGCAATCCTGTAAAAGAGACACTCATTTCATGTTCCTCTTAGATGGGAAAAAAGCTCCGGATAATGCAACCATTGCAAGATTTTGTTCCCTCCATCTAAAACCATGTATCAAGGAGCTCATGATTCAGATGGATAAATGGCTGCTGGCTCGCGGTTTCATCACGCTGGATAGCCTGTTCATCGATGGGACAAAAATTGAATCTGTGGCAAACAAATACAAATTTGTTTGGAAAAACAGAGTCTTAGGCAGCCAGAACAAACTCATAGAGAAACTGGAGCAACTGGTTCCCGAAATCGAGGAACGTTTCGGAATCAAGGTCTGTTACGGAAACACTTTCCACATCCGTCATTTAAAGAAGCTCCTAAAAAAACTGCTTGTCATAAAGCGGGCTGAAGGGATCGAGTTTGTTCACGGATGTGGGAAAAGAAAGACCATTCTACAGAAGTACTATGAGATTTTAGCTAACTATCTCAAACGGCTTAAGGTGTATACGAAGCAGCTTCACATCTGTGGGGAACGGAACAGCTTTGCCAAAACAGACCCGGATGCTACCTTTATGAGGATGAAAGAAGACGCCATGCTTAATGGCGCCTTAAAGCCGGGATACAATGTCCAATATGCCAACAATTCCGGTTTTACCTTGTTTGCAGATGTGAGTGCACATCCAACAGATATGCGGACACTCATTCCTTTTCTTGAAGGATTTGAAGCCCACTTCGGTCAGAAATTTGCAAACATTGTAGCCGATGCAGGCTATGAAAGCGAAGAGAACTTGGTCTGGCTGAAGAAGAATCAGTATACTTCATATATCAAGCCTAACAATTATGAAAGAAGCAAGAGGAAAAAGTATAAGAACGACATCGGCAAAGCAGAAAACATGACATATTTGCCTGATCAAGACATGTATATCTGTAAAGGTAGGAGACTGCTGAAAGTCAGTAAAGTAACCCAGGTAAAGAACCGGTCAGGATATGTGTCAGAGAAAACATATTACGAATGTAAGGACTGCAGCGGTTGTCCCTACAAGGAACAGTGCATCCATGGGAACAATTGCAGGACACCCATGGAGAAAAGAAACAAGAAATTAGTGGTCTCGAAGAATTTTGCTGCATTGAGGGCAGAATCCCTGAAGAACATTACTTCCGAATATGGTAAGGAACTGAGGATGAACCGCAGTATACAGGCAGAAGGAGCCTTTGCGGATCTCAAGGATTCATTAAACGTCAGAAGACTAGAAACCCGAGGCAAAGGAAATGCCCTGGTAACAGTGGGAATATGTGCCATGGCACGGAATGTCCTGAAGGTCCATCACAAAGTTCAAGACGGCAAAGAGGATTTGCACTTATATCCGCTGAAAAAAGAGGCCTAA
- a CDS encoding YifB family Mg chelatase-like AAA ATPase, producing MYARIWGETTCGINGEMIAVEVDISRGEGIDIVGLADTAIKESRERVRAATRNSGFHFPKAHCTVNLAPADLKKDGSGLDLPIAVGFLAAQGQVRVPEENSPVFIGELALDGGLRPVNGILPMILRAREEKREAIYIPSGNAEEGSLVDGIKVYTADSLQQIVAHLKDGKTLKPLVKSIPQVDPEVVSTVDFAEVQGQVVAKRALEIAAAGGHNVLMVGAPGAGKTMLARRLPTILPPMTEEEALEVTKIYSISGLMSHRHGIVMERPFRSPHHTISNNALIGGGSIPKPGEVTLSHHGVLFLDELPEFTRSSLEALRQPLEDRVAVISRVQATISFPADFILVAAQNPCPCGFWGENDGVHECTCSPGEIERYHKKISGPLLDRIDIQIHVPRLQYQEMQGTTPSESSASIRKRVVAARTIQRERLKGLHIFCNAGMGRKEIKKFCPLTDGAQKMLEQYFTALGLSARSHDRIIKVARTVADLDHSEVITETHLSEAIQLRTSIRS from the coding sequence ATGTACGCACGTATTTGGGGAGAAACTACCTGCGGCATCAATGGAGAAATGATTGCCGTGGAAGTCGATATTTCCAGAGGAGAGGGCATCGATATCGTGGGCCTTGCCGATACGGCCATCAAGGAATCCCGCGAAAGAGTCAGAGCGGCTACCAGAAATTCCGGATTTCATTTTCCCAAGGCGCACTGCACCGTGAACCTGGCACCTGCTGACCTCAAAAAAGATGGTTCAGGACTCGATTTGCCCATTGCTGTTGGCTTTTTGGCTGCGCAGGGACAAGTCCGCGTGCCGGAAGAAAATTCGCCTGTCTTTATCGGTGAACTGGCCCTTGACGGCGGTCTGCGCCCGGTGAACGGCATTCTGCCCATGATTTTGCGGGCCCGGGAAGAAAAGAGGGAAGCTATCTATATTCCCAGTGGAAACGCCGAGGAAGGTTCTTTGGTAGATGGCATCAAAGTCTATACGGCGGATTCCCTGCAGCAGATAGTGGCTCATTTGAAAGACGGAAAGACTCTGAAGCCGCTCGTCAAATCGATTCCCCAAGTGGATCCGGAAGTAGTTTCCACAGTCGATTTTGCCGAAGTTCAGGGGCAGGTCGTAGCGAAGCGCGCCCTGGAGATTGCCGCGGCCGGCGGGCACAACGTCCTCATGGTCGGAGCACCGGGTGCGGGTAAGACGATGCTCGCACGGAGGCTTCCGACGATTCTGCCGCCCATGACGGAGGAAGAAGCCCTTGAAGTAACGAAGATTTACAGCATTTCCGGGCTCATGTCCCATCGCCACGGAATCGTGATGGAACGGCCTTTTCGCAGTCCTCATCACACGATTTCCAACAACGCCCTCATCGGCGGCGGATCGATTCCGAAACCGGGGGAAGTGACGCTGAGTCATCATGGGGTGCTCTTTTTGGATGAGCTGCCCGAATTTACACGCAGTTCTCTTGAAGCACTGCGGCAGCCGCTGGAAGACAGGGTTGCCGTCATCAGCCGGGTGCAGGCGACGATTTCTTTTCCGGCTGATTTTATTCTGGTTGCCGCACAAAATCCCTGTCCCTGTGGATTCTGGGGAGAGAATGACGGCGTCCATGAGTGCACTTGCAGTCCCGGAGAAATCGAACGATATCATAAGAAAATTTCCGGGCCGCTGCTCGATCGCATCGATATCCAGATTCATGTGCCGCGGCTGCAGTATCAGGAAATGCAGGGCACGACACCGTCGGAGAGTTCGGCATCCATCCGCAAACGCGTGGTGGCAGCCCGGACTATCCAGCGCGAGCGCCTGAAAGGCCTGCATATCTTCTGCAATGCCGGTATGGGAAGAAAAGAAATCAAAAAGTTCTGCCCACTGACGGATGGCGCCCAAAAGATGCTGGAGCAGTATTTTACGGCACTCGGCCTCAGTGCCCGCAGCCATGACCGCATTATCAAGGTAGCGCGCACTGTGGCCGATCTGGATCACAGCGAGGTCATTACGGAAACGCATCTGAGTGAAGCCATTCAGCTGCGGACAAGTATCCGATCCTAA
- a CDS encoding A24 family peptidase — translation MYLLYYPVYFLIGLCMGSFLSLCADRLSRGESLLWPPSHCDRCGARLGLLDLVPLWSYWRSGGRCRKCGVKLPRRLWQQELAAGFLFLLLGLGKGPSAALFFLYFFVSCLLITIWLDWQEQYIYDCILGVLLAGGLVRAIYFGSLPQALLGALVLGILMGGIYLAARGGMGLGDVKLCAVLSIWIGVEGGLWCLFLSSLFGILGAGILHLVRHRSLKEPLPYAPFLCGSALVVYLAAGNL, via the coding sequence ATGTACCTGCTTTATTACCCTGTTTATTTTTTGATAGGTCTTTGCATGGGGAGTTTTCTGTCCTTATGCGCGGATCGGCTGAGCCGTGGGGAAAGCCTCTTATGGCCGCCCTCCCATTGTGACAGATGTGGGGCAAGACTTGGTCTTTTGGACCTCGTACCGTTATGGAGTTACTGGCGTTCTGGCGGCCGCTGCCGGAAATGCGGCGTGAAACTGCCGCGGCGGCTCTGGCAGCAGGAACTTGCCGCGGGATTTTTATTTCTGCTGCTTGGCCTCGGAAAAGGGCCTTCGGCAGCACTCTTTTTTCTCTATTTTTTCGTGTCGTGCCTTCTCATTACCATCTGGCTCGACTGGCAGGAACAGTATATCTATGACTGCATCCTTGGCGTACTGCTTGCGGGCGGTCTGGTCCGGGCTATTTATTTTGGCAGCCTGCCGCAGGCCCTGTTGGGCGCTTTGGTACTCGGTATCCTGATGGGCGGAATCTATCTTGCAGCCCGCGGCGGAATGGGCCTTGGAGACGTGAAACTTTGTGCCGTACTCAGCATTTGGATCGGCGTCGAGGGCGGGCTATGGTGCCTTTTCCTGTCGTCACTTTTTGGTATCCTGGGGGCCGGAATACTTCACCTTGTCCGGCACCGTTCTCTTAAGGAACCTCTCCCGTATGCACCCTTTTTGTGCGGCAGCGCGCTGGTAGTCTACTTGGCAGCAGGCAATTTGTAA
- a CDS encoding PilN domain-containing protein, producing MLTLPAFLQNALHPWPKELLALDLTRQHLVLVEVRETDSPQPVLTRYAVKALPAALQDVSQEDWDGKMADFLKEIAAKQGFTVRRLVVSLPETDCIVRKFVFPSLSAKERREAAFWDLLPYVPYEPGTFVTSIARLPGEAEDAYLAAAVSKTVLAGWLEVCKRVGWKLVKLEPSVISRGKMLPQGQHSLLLQLTGAGGSLAAYDGVYPTANDWWEKRPALEEDGRRILFQEGRDKEVIRSENTKAWGMAAQRMLEFLARQDHFSVSNGYVLGGKKAADIDLAGLEEMIGIRMDSFRETGFRFAPLYAHGRIQQDEPELITACAAAKRGKVPYYLDLASAARSGKEYWKRVLPRWFFAASLLLCFAGGAFSGVMGQRLDKVKDGEKDFLAWKERRAAYFELKNKAEKRQKRLTASHKNSLHWYYVLTELGVSLPDSCYLERVEQKKGKDSPALVLYGKSRKRNDLLAFMETLRKREWIGEVSLGQISQQEDNRNPKVPDAREETADFTITVELKPGGTYEAAGNDGTLEAILQPR from the coding sequence ATGCTAACCTTACCTGCTTTTTTACAAAACGCTTTGCATCCCTGGCCTAAGGAACTGCTTGCGCTTGACCTGACGCGGCAGCATCTTGTTCTTGTTGAAGTCCGGGAAACGGACAGCCCGCAGCCTGTCTTGACACGATACGCTGTGAAGGCACTGCCTGCCGCACTGCAGGATGTGTCGCAGGAAGATTGGGATGGTAAGATGGCGGATTTTTTGAAGGAGATTGCAGCCAAACAGGGATTTACGGTACGGCGCCTTGTCGTGTCCCTTCCCGAAACGGACTGCATCGTGAGAAAGTTCGTTTTTCCGTCCCTTTCCGCCAAAGAGCGCAGGGAAGCAGCTTTCTGGGATCTTTTGCCGTATGTTCCGTATGAACCCGGCACATTTGTGACTTCTATTGCCCGGCTTCCGGGAGAAGCAGAAGACGCTTACCTTGCTGCTGCCGTTTCTAAAACTGTTCTTGCAGGCTGGCTGGAAGTCTGCAAGCGAGTTGGATGGAAACTTGTGAAATTGGAGCCATCTGTGATATCAAGGGGGAAAATGCTGCCACAGGGGCAGCATTCTCTGCTTTTGCAGCTTACGGGAGCAGGAGGATCTCTCGCAGCCTACGATGGGGTTTACCCCACAGCTAATGACTGGTGGGAGAAACGGCCGGCCCTTGAAGAAGACGGCAGACGGATTCTTTTTCAGGAAGGCCGTGATAAGGAAGTCATCCGAAGCGAAAATACCAAAGCCTGGGGCATGGCGGCTCAACGTATGCTGGAATTTTTGGCGAGACAGGATCACTTTTCCGTTTCTAACGGCTATGTGCTGGGAGGAAAGAAAGCTGCTGATATTGACCTTGCCGGGCTGGAGGAAATGATTGGAATCCGGATGGATTCTTTTCGGGAAACGGGTTTTCGTTTTGCTCCGCTTTATGCTCATGGCAGGATTCAGCAGGATGAACCGGAGCTCATTACGGCCTGTGCCGCGGCAAAGCGGGGAAAAGTACCTTATTACCTGGATTTAGCCTCAGCTGCGAGGTCGGGTAAGGAATATTGGAAGCGCGTATTGCCGCGCTGGTTTTTTGCTGCGTCTCTGCTGCTGTGCTTTGCTGGCGGTGCTTTTTCCGGAGTAATGGGACAGCGCCTTGATAAGGTGAAAGACGGAGAAAAGGATTTTCTTGCCTGGAAAGAAAGACGAGCGGCGTATTTCGAACTTAAAAACAAGGCTGAAAAGCGGCAAAAACGCCTTACAGCAAGCCACAAAAACAGCTTGCATTGGTACTATGTCCTGACAGAACTTGGCGTTTCTCTTCCCGATTCTTGTTATCTGGAACGTGTAGAACAGAAAAAAGGCAAAGACAGTCCGGCTCTCGTTCTTTACGGGAAAAGCCGGAAACGGAACGATCTTCTTGCCTTTATGGAGACCTTGAGAAAACGGGAATGGATAGGGGAAGTTTCTCTTGGACAGATCTCGCAGCAGGAAGATAATAGGAATCCGAAAGTCCCTGATGCAAGGGAAGAAACGGCGGATTTTACGATTACAGTAGAACTTAAACCGGGAGGTACGTATGAAGCTGCAGGAAATGACGGCACGCTGGAAGCAATATTGCAGCCGCGCTGA